One Gloeothece verrucosa PCC 7822 DNA window includes the following coding sequences:
- a CDS encoding DUF262 domain-containing protein gives MSTVPKIESSNLSIADVFREFYSVPDFQREYVWQRSNVIKLIDDIFYELYDHEQPTENAEYFLGSIVVFREQNSSNRKFQLIDGQQRLTTIYLIFCAIRDFLLKLGEKSQSLEYLITGVAQDLRTGEDIHQHRLSLQYDSSGAKVLEAIANGQKLDNFLKKASSSANNLFEAWEAIQDFLENKFDENTKELKQFSSLFTNRVKLIRIETPNLKNALRVFETINERGVGLTPIDLLKNYLFINTSNNYESKLNWQKLTQKWDQLINNIYQQNQESPMRFLRYYIMSHYEVDLHNSFPEEEIYDWITENGEKYYIKKEPLQFVENLISASVHYCNFIQGKNIDGSDNIYLKNIQKLQGKIKQHFILLLAGRFLEKDLFTHLCYHIENLLFVYTITRNTTRKDVNIIRIFSQWSKELRNVKTKNELEEFIQKTFHLQLQSLSDDFELAFIKLTDSNIAKFRLRYILAKIAQYVEEKAYDNCKDLSWYLDKSIHIEHILPKSPTTEVRKNFDQSDDYNSYVKKIGNLTLLEKTINSSIADKVYEDKKTGYRESQLLITRSIVEKPNVGVNTQLNRIISDLELQVFNDWTSISINKRQEILLKLAKKVWGFDHFI, from the coding sequence ATGTCAACTGTACCCAAAATTGAATCTAGTAACTTAAGTATCGCTGATGTGTTTAGAGAATTTTATTCTGTGCCCGATTTTCAGCGAGAGTATGTATGGCAAAGATCTAATGTTATAAAATTAATTGATGATATTTTTTATGAATTATATGATCATGAACAGCCTACAGAAAATGCCGAATATTTTTTAGGCTCTATAGTTGTATTCCGTGAGCAAAACTCTTCTAATAGAAAATTTCAATTAATTGATGGTCAACAAAGACTAACAACTATTTATTTAATTTTTTGTGCTATTAGAGATTTTTTATTAAAATTAGGAGAAAAATCTCAGTCATTAGAATATTTAATTACTGGAGTTGCTCAAGATTTGAGAACTGGTGAAGATATTCATCAACATCGTCTATCACTACAATATGATAGTTCTGGAGCCAAAGTTTTAGAAGCGATAGCTAACGGTCAAAAATTAGATAATTTTCTCAAAAAAGCTTCGAGTTCAGCCAATAATCTTTTTGAAGCATGGGAAGCAATTCAAGATTTTTTAGAAAATAAGTTTGATGAAAATACTAAAGAATTAAAACAATTTTCTTCTCTCTTTACTAATAGAGTAAAACTCATTAGAATTGAAACACCTAATTTAAAAAATGCTCTTAGAGTTTTTGAAACTATTAATGAGCGCGGAGTTGGCTTAACACCTATAGATCTTCTGAAAAATTACTTGTTTATCAATACATCAAATAATTATGAATCAAAATTAAATTGGCAAAAACTAACTCAAAAATGGGATCAATTAATTAATAACATTTATCAACAAAACCAAGAATCTCCTATGCGATTTTTGAGATACTATATTATGTCTCACTACGAGGTTGATTTGCATAATTCTTTTCCAGAAGAAGAAATTTATGATTGGATAACTGAAAACGGAGAGAAATATTACATTAAGAAGGAACCATTACAGTTTGTTGAAAATTTAATCAGTGCCAGTGTACATTATTGTAATTTTATTCAAGGTAAAAATATTGATGGTTCTGATAACATCTACTTAAAGAATATACAAAAACTTCAAGGTAAAATAAAACAGCATTTTATTTTGCTTCTTGCTGGCAGATTTTTAGAAAAAGATTTATTTACTCATCTTTGTTATCACATTGAAAATTTATTATTTGTGTATACAATAACCCGTAATACTACTCGCAAAGACGTAAATATAATTCGTATTTTCTCACAATGGAGTAAAGAATTAAGAAATGTTAAAACAAAAAATGAACTTGAGGAGTTTATACAAAAAACATTTCATCTTCAACTACAATCATTATCTGATGACTTTGAATTAGCATTTATTAAACTAACTGATTCTAATATTGCTAAGTTTCGTTTACGTTATATTTTGGCCAAAATAGCCCAATACGTTGAAGAAAAAGCTTATGATAATTGTAAAGATTTGAGTTGGTATTTAGATAAATCGATACATATTGAACATATATTACCCAAGTCACCAACAACTGAAGTTAGAAAAAATTTTGATCAATCAGATGACTATAATTCTTATGTAAAGAAAATTGGAAATTTAACTCTTTTAGAAAAAACAATTAATAGTTCTATCGCTGACAAAGTTTATGAAGATAAAAAAACTGGATATCGAGAATCTCAATTATTAATAACTCGGTCTATAGTCGAAAAACCTAATGTAGGAGTCAATACACAATTAAATCGTATTATTTCAGATCTTGAACTCCAGGTTTTTAATGATTGGACTTCCATATCTATTAACAAAAGGCAAGAAATCCTGCTTAAATTAGCTAAAAAAGTATGGGGATTTGATCATTTTATTTAA
- a CDS encoding Uma2 family endonuclease codes for MSLRIKDLERLQRENPDYRMELVGGEIIVMSPSGLESEEVATEIARVLANWVRPRKLGRVLGSSAGYILPNKDEDVRAPDVSFIRAEKLKRTTPDYARIIPDLIFEVKSQSDSLNKLREKIQTFLALGTQVGLLVDPRTQTMEVCRLGQETIVLGDGDILTVMDVLPGFELAVSEVWAPEFE; via the coding sequence ATGTCTCTTAGAATTAAAGATTTAGAAAGGTTGCAAAGGGAAAACCCTGACTATCGGATGGAGTTGGTGGGAGGAGAAATTATTGTTATGAGTCCATCGGGATTAGAATCTGAAGAAGTCGCTACTGAAATTGCTCGAGTTTTGGCGAACTGGGTCAGACCTCGAAAGTTAGGACGAGTTTTAGGTTCTAGTGCGGGATATATCTTACCGAATAAAGATGAGGATGTACGCGCCCCTGATGTGTCTTTTATTCGCGCAGAAAAACTTAAGCGAACAACGCCAGATTATGCAAGAATCATTCCGGATTTAATTTTTGAGGTGAAATCTCAATCAGATTCGTTAAATAAATTACGAGAGAAAATACAGACTTTTTTAGCGTTGGGGACACAGGTAGGCCTGTTGGTTGACCCGAGAACTCAAACAATGGAAGTTTGCCGCTTAGGACAAGAAACAATTGTCTTAGGTGATGGAGATATTTTGACGGTAATGGATGTGTTGCCGGGTTTTGAGTTAGCGGTTTCTGAAGTTTGGGCCCCGGAGTTTGAGTAA
- a CDS encoding aspartate aminotransferase translates to MTVDWIKSRADRLRALPPYVFARLDELKARAREQGLDLIDLGMGNPDGSAPQPVIDAAVTALAYPPNHGYPPFEGTASFRKAITCWYQRHYGVDLDPDSEALPLLGSKEGLAHLALAYVNPGDLILVPSPSYPAHFRGPMIAGANLYPIPLSAEQDWLIDLSSIPEQVAQKAKIFYFNYPNNPTAATAPREFFEEIVDFARHYEIMLVHDLAYAEIAFDGYEPTSLLEIPGAKEIGVEFHTMSKTYNMAGWRVGFVVGNSDIIQGLRTLKTNLDYGIFSVVQKAAETALGLPQEYITRVQQRYQQRRDFLISGLAELGWKIPPTKATMYLWVPVTVGMTSTDFALNVLQTTGVVVTPGNAFGEAGEGFVRVSLIAELDRLGEALRRLKQAGIRYQSEVLV, encoded by the coding sequence ATGACTGTAGATTGGATTAAAAGCCGTGCTGACCGCCTAAGAGCCTTACCTCCCTACGTTTTTGCCCGCTTGGATGAACTCAAAGCTCGTGCGAGGGAACAAGGTTTAGATTTAATTGATTTAGGAATGGGAAACCCAGATGGATCTGCCCCTCAACCCGTAATTGATGCTGCCGTCACAGCCCTAGCTTATCCTCCTAATCATGGTTATCCCCCCTTTGAAGGAACAGCAAGTTTTCGCAAAGCTATTACTTGTTGGTATCAACGTCATTATGGAGTTGACCTCGATCCGGATAGTGAAGCCTTACCCTTGTTGGGGTCTAAAGAAGGACTCGCTCATTTAGCTTTAGCATACGTTAATCCGGGAGATTTAATCTTAGTGCCTTCTCCCTCCTATCCCGCCCATTTTCGCGGGCCCATGATCGCCGGAGCGAACCTTTATCCTATCCCCCTAAGCGCCGAACAAGACTGGTTAATTGATTTATCTTCTATCCCCGAACAAGTAGCCCAAAAAGCCAAAATTTTCTACTTCAATTATCCGAATAATCCCACCGCCGCCACAGCCCCAAGAGAGTTTTTTGAAGAAATTGTGGACTTTGCTCGTCATTATGAAATTATGCTAGTGCATGACCTAGCTTATGCCGAAATTGCTTTTGATGGCTATGAACCTACCAGTTTATTAGAAATTCCCGGGGCAAAAGAAATCGGCGTAGAATTTCATACCATGTCGAAAACCTATAATATGGCCGGCTGGCGAGTGGGCTTTGTGGTCGGTAATTCAGATATTATTCAAGGTTTACGCACCCTGAAAACCAATCTTGATTATGGGATTTTTTCGGTCGTCCAAAAAGCCGCCGAAACTGCCCTAGGATTACCCCAAGAATATATTACTCGCGTCCAGCAACGCTATCAGCAACGACGAGATTTTCTCATTTCGGGCTTAGCCGAATTAGGCTGGAAAATCCCCCCCACTAAAGCGACGATGTATTTGTGGGTTCCGGTCACTGTGGGGATGACTTCCACCGACTTCGCCCTCAATGTGTTGCAAACCACCGGGGTTGTCGTCACGCCGGGGAATGCCTTTGGAGAAGCCGGAGAAGGGTTTGTCAGAGTCAGTTTAATTGCTGAGTTGGATCGCTTAGGAGAAGCCCTCAGACGCTTAAAACAAGCGGGAATTCGCTATCAAAGCGAGGTTTTAGTTTAA
- the eno gene encoding phosphopyruvate hydratase — MLNKPEVPIEAIEAREILDSRGRPTIEAEVRLETGAVGLAQVPSGASTGTFEAHELRDGDNHRYGGKGVLIAVRNVEEKIAPALLDMDAFDQTSVDLKMIERDGTPNKKELGANAILAVSLATAKAAAAELDIPLYRYLGGPLSNVLPVPMMNVLNGGAHADNNVDFQEFMIMPVGADSFREALRWGAEVFASLSSVLKQRKLLSGVGDEGGYAPNLSSNQEALDLLIEAIEKSGYKPGEQIALAMDVASSEFYKEGQYIYDGSAHSPQEFIDYLDKLVSAYPIISIEDGLAEEDWDNWKILTDQLGSRVQLVGDDLLVTNPTRLQKAIDLGVANSILIKLNQIGTLTETLETIDLATRNKYRSVISHRSGETEDTTIADLAVATRAGQIKTGSLCRSERVAKYNRLLRIEDELGDRAVYAAKIGLGPKV; from the coding sequence ATGTTAAACAAACCAGAAGTTCCTATCGAAGCCATTGAAGCCCGAGAAATTCTTGACTCTCGTGGCCGGCCAACCATTGAAGCAGAAGTCCGTCTGGAAACTGGGGCAGTAGGATTAGCCCAAGTACCTAGTGGTGCGTCTACTGGAACCTTTGAAGCTCATGAATTGCGCGATGGCGACAATCATCGTTATGGTGGCAAGGGTGTTTTAATTGCCGTTCGCAACGTCGAGGAAAAAATTGCGCCTGCACTCCTAGATATGGATGCTTTTGATCAAACATCCGTTGACCTGAAAATGATTGAGCGGGATGGAACCCCGAACAAGAAAGAATTAGGAGCTAATGCTATTCTGGCAGTTTCTCTAGCAACTGCTAAAGCCGCCGCAGCCGAATTAGATATTCCTTTGTATCGGTATTTAGGGGGGCCTTTATCCAACGTTCTGCCGGTGCCGATGATGAACGTCCTCAACGGTGGGGCCCATGCTGATAATAACGTGGACTTTCAAGAGTTTATGATCATGCCTGTAGGGGCTGACTCTTTCCGAGAAGCTTTACGTTGGGGAGCCGAAGTATTTGCTAGTCTCAGTTCAGTTTTGAAGCAGAGAAAGCTCCTCTCTGGGGTTGGGGATGAGGGGGGTTATGCTCCTAACTTAAGCTCTAACCAAGAAGCCTTAGATTTATTGATAGAAGCGATCGAAAAGTCCGGCTATAAACCCGGTGAACAAATTGCTTTAGCAATGGATGTGGCTTCTAGCGAGTTTTATAAAGAGGGTCAGTACATTTATGATGGATCTGCCCACTCTCCTCAAGAATTCATTGACTATCTCGATAAGTTGGTTAGTGCCTATCCGATCATCTCTATTGAAGATGGACTGGCTGAGGAAGACTGGGACAATTGGAAAATTCTTACCGATCAGTTGGGTTCTCGGGTGCAATTAGTGGGAGATGATTTATTAGTGACTAACCCTACCCGTCTACAAAAAGCCATCGATCTCGGGGTAGCTAATTCAATTCTCATTAAACTCAATCAAATAGGGACTTTAACTGAGACTTTAGAAACCATTGATTTAGCGACTCGTAATAAGTATCGTTCGGTGATTAGTCACCGTTCTGGCGAAACCGAAGATACGACGATTGCTGACTTGGCGGTGGCTACCCGAGCCGGACAAATTAAAACGGGTTCTCTGTGTCGTAGTGAACGGGTGGCTAAATATAACCGACTACTCCGCATCGAAGATGAGTTAGGGGACCGCGCTGTCTATGCGGCTAAAATTGGACTCGGACCGAAAGTGTAG
- a CDS encoding DUF3887 domain-containing protein yields the protein MLLFPLSILNRSKPYWPVLVLTLSLSAIELPVKAQSQELMSVPEIAQATDAARNEALKKKAANAVNLLASGKYEELRKIMAPPLAQSLTAQKIKDIWDKSEQATGKITKQLNAEVVNTVNADLVVVNTQFAKTTDNIVVTFNKNQQIVGIDFPKIDSIEQISQIFVESMAANNYTKARGYLHPFLKTELFPQQVQKRWEDLIRRNGAFKKIVKTEIRPGSNVDRTDLVIVTAEFDKGSEPLFIIFDEERRIVGVDAPRIN from the coding sequence ATGTTATTGTTTCCCCTCTCTATTCTCAATCGAAGCAAACCCTACTGGCCTGTCTTAGTGCTGACTTTAAGCTTATCAGCTATTGAATTACCTGTTAAAGCCCAGTCTCAAGAGTTGATGTCGGTGCCTGAAATTGCTCAGGCTACTGATGCGGCTAGAAACGAAGCATTGAAAAAGAAAGCCGCCAACGCAGTAAACCTATTAGCAAGCGGAAAATACGAGGAACTTAGAAAAATCATGGCTCCTCCCCTAGCCCAAAGCTTAACTGCTCAAAAAATCAAAGATATATGGGATAAAAGCGAGCAAGCTACCGGAAAAATCACCAAACAACTGAACGCTGAGGTGGTCAACACTGTCAACGCTGATCTAGTGGTAGTTAACACGCAGTTTGCCAAAACAACTGACAATATTGTGGTAACCTTTAACAAAAATCAGCAAATAGTCGGGATAGACTTCCCCAAAATAGATAGCATTGAGCAAATTTCTCAAATCTTTGTGGAATCTATGGCCGCTAACAACTATACCAAAGCCAGAGGCTATTTACATCCCTTCCTCAAAACCGAACTCTTTCCCCAACAAGTGCAAAAGAGATGGGAAGACCTCATCAGAAGAAATGGCGCGTTTAAAAAGATTGTCAAGACGGAAATTCGCCCCGGTTCAAACGTGGATCGGACAGATTTGGTGATCGTGACTGCCGAATTTGATAAAGGAAGCGAACCCCTATTTATAATTTTTGATGAAGAAAGACGAATAGTGGGAGTAGATGCACCTAGGATTAATTAA